The DNA segment catccgacctctagactcaaaaaaattagttcataataaaattctgaataaaacaataatccataaattcaaacatattcagaatacaataaaagataaaagaaacaaatccgtcgtcgacgccgtgtccggtcgatcaaactccgtcttcgttcttcacgaTGAAGCTCCAGAATTCCTTCAAGAAAAATCTCTCGATCAAACCTCTGATTTTTGTGTAAttgttgtggcggctctcctttcttagtctgatgaaaaattcccttttatagtgTCTcacaaagcccactcaaaagcccaagaaattataaaaatttccttCCGAATAAAAATTTCCAAGTTCAGAATTTAGCGACAAGCGCCCGCTCCAGAAATCACGCGCCCGCGCATAGGCTACTGTTCTCAATCTTCTCGCCTTCCCAAGAACTTGAGCGATAGCTCTTCTTTGAGCGCTAACAAAGAGCGCTgaacttaggcccaataatatgGCCCAACACTATTCCTCTTCTTagtctgtacgtttcttttcttttcttctttcttcttttcttttattcttttaattcctcatttttctcatttttcctccttttccacataaatttcataatttcctacaaacacaaaaacaacaaaatacccacataaatctgctcgaaacaagcaattaacaattaaaagcatatataaattaagtgtataaaatacacttatcagcaTGATCACGGATAAAATGATGTCTAACTTCGATATGCTTTGTTCTTAAATGAAGAATGGGATTGTAAGTAATTGCAATTGTGCTGGTATTATCACAGAATATTGGTGAATCAtgttcttcaattccataatccCTCAACTGTTGTTGAATCCAAAGCAGTTGAGCATAGAAACTTCCTGCAACCAAGTATTCAGCTTCAGTTGTAGATATTTCAATGgatgtttgtttcttactaAACCATGATATCAATCTAtccccaaggaattgacatgatccACTTGTACTTTTTCTATCCAGTTTACATCCAGCATAATCAGCATCTGAGTATCCAACTAGATTGAAGGAGTTATGCTTAGCGTACCACAAACCAACATTCTGAGCCCCTTTAAGATACATTAGTATACTTTTGCCAGCTACGAAGTGGGACTGCATAGGATTTgactgaaatctagcacataagcaAACTGCAAAAACAATGTCAAGTCTACTGGCTGTTAAATAAAGTAATGACCCTattagacctcgatacattgttgcATCAACTGATATTCCCCCTTCGTCTTTGTCAAGCTTAATCGATACACCCATGGGATTTGTTGCAACTGTGCAGttctccataccaaactttTCGATTAATTCTTTGGTATACTTAGTTTCGCTTATGAATGTCCCATTTTCCATTTGACGAACTTgtaatccaagaaagaaattcagttcacccatcatgcttgtagtagcccgtaaccaaaatcagtgattaagggattaatcgacgctaattaaatagattgggtaccgaacggatcggaagctccgatgcaggatcggacgttccgattgaggtcggaagctccgatgcaggatcagaagctccgatggtattacgtcaggcatgacgtgtggcaggatcggaagctccgatcaggatcggaagctccgatcacccctatccaaattcaaccagtgatattttgacacgtggcagatgaggatcttcggaagctccgatggcaggatcgaaggttccgatcgaaga comes from the Henckelia pumila isolate YLH828 chromosome 1, ASM3356847v2, whole genome shotgun sequence genome and includes:
- the LOC140894718 gene encoding secreted RxLR effector protein 161-like; translation: MENGTFISETKYTKELIEKFGMENCTVATNPMGVSIKLDKDEGGISVDATMYRGLIGSLLYLTASRLDIVFAVCLCARFQSNPMQSHFVAGKSILMYLKGAQNVGLWYAKHNSFNLVGYSDADYAGCKLDRKSTSGSCQFLGDRLISWFSKKQTSIEISTTEAEYLVAGSFYAQLLWIQQQLRDYGIEEHDSPIFCDNTSTIAITYNPILHLRTKHIEVRHHFIRDHADKFLVNTFGV